A genome region from Panicum virgatum strain AP13 chromosome 4K, P.virgatum_v5, whole genome shotgun sequence includes the following:
- the LOC120702731 gene encoding RING-H2 finger protein ATL46-like has product MLLLGLAAGLAVAGEVEKQDDGGASSGGHGSRIGPAVVLVLVIVAVLLLVSGLLHLLVRCLRRRGGARSGAEGGADGAGGGGEESALQRQLQQLFHLHDAGLDQDVIDALPVFLYREVVGGAGAKEPFDCAVCLCEFAGEDRLRLLPLCGHAFHIDCIDTWLLSNSTCPLCRCALGADAAALLGAFGDEGGWKHEDAVLPVRLGKFKNLSRAAPVPAQGGAGIVTREAGETSSSSLDARRCYSMGSYQYVLAEASLQVSVHRRHGDGHARARARLRGAGANPVGTEAAAGTEGKRIGAGSKGDSFSVSKIWQWPRNGKGKLPVLASDDSPAMNGRLPWQRRSPGDS; this is encoded by the coding sequence atgctgCTGTTAGGATTGGCCGcgggcctcgccgtcgccggggaaGTCGAGAAGCAGGACGACGGCGGGGCGTcctccggcggccatggctcgAGGATTGGCCCCGCGGTGGTGCTCGTCTTGGTGATAGTGGCAGTGTTGCTGCTCGTGTCCGGGCTGCTGCATCTCTTGGTCAGGTGCttgcgccggcgcggcggcgcgcgctcgggggcggagggcggcgccgacggggcgggtggcggcggggaggagtcGGCGCTGCAGAGGCAGCTGCAGCAGCTGTTCCACCTGCACGACGCCGGGCTGGACCAGGACGTCATCGACGCGCTCCCGGTGTTCCTGTACCGGGAGGtggtgggcggcgccggcgccaaggAGCCGTTCGACTGCGCGGTATGCCTGTGCGAGTTCGCCGGCGAGGACCGGCTCCGGCTGCTGCCACTGTGCGGGCACGCGTTCCACATCGACTGCATCGACACCTGGCTGCTCTCCAACTCCACGTGCCCGCTCTGCCGGTGCGCGctcggcgccgacgccgccgcgctgctcggCGCGTTCGGCGACGAGGGCGGGTGGAAGCACGAGGACGCCGTGCTCCCGGTGCGCCTCGGCAAGTTCAAGAACCTGTCCAGGGCGGCGCCCGTCCCCGCccagggcggcgccggcatTGTGACCAGGGAGGCCGGCGagacgagcagcagcagcctcgaCGCCAGGCGGTGCTACTCCATGGGCTCCTACCAGTACGTCCTCGCCGAGGCGAGCCTGCAGGTGTCCGTCCACAGGAGGCACGGCGACGGCCATGCCAGGGCGAGGGCCAGGCTCAGAGGCGCCGGCGCCAACCCCGTCGGCACGGAAGCCGCCGCGGGCACCGAGGGGAAGAGGATCGGCGCCGGCAGCAAGGGAGACAGCTTCTCGGTGTCCAAGATTTGGCAGTGGCCGCGGAACGGCAAGGGGAAGCTGCCCGTGCTCGCGTCCGACGACTCGCCGGCGATGAACGGCCGGCTGCCGTGGCAGAGGCGGAGCCCCGGGGATTCGTGA